In Streptomyces sp. NBC_00878, a single window of DNA contains:
- a CDS encoding UDP-glucose/GDP-mannose dehydrogenase family protein → MKLTVIGCGYLGATHAACMAELGHDVLGMDADLDKVHVLNSGKAPFVERDLDDLLTKHTNSGRLRFTASYAEAAAFGDLHFIGVGTPQRPGETGYDLTHLFSAVRQLAPRLHNPAVVAVKSTVPVGTAPRVRDLLHEFAPAGDAVEVAWNPEFLRESSAVEDTLHPDRLVLGFNSGHSWAEAILRQCFARIIEAGTPTIVTDWATAELAKSSANAFLATKISFINAMAEVCEASGADVGQLADILGHDVRIGRRGMRPGLGFGGGCLPKDLRGFMARAGELGVDQALTILREVDAINNRRRERMIDLAREQCDGDLTGKRITIWGAAFKPNTDDIRDSPALAVAQRLHELGATVTVTDPKALDNARKLHPELDYADDPIAAVQDADLLLHLTEWPQFSHIDPHRLATRVTTPKVIDGRGTLNPDTWRNAGWTCRTLGRP, encoded by the coding sequence GTGAAGCTCACCGTCATCGGCTGCGGCTACCTCGGCGCCACCCACGCGGCCTGCATGGCCGAACTCGGCCACGACGTCCTCGGCATGGACGCCGACCTGGACAAGGTCCACGTCCTCAACTCCGGCAAGGCCCCGTTCGTCGAACGCGACCTCGACGACTTGCTGACCAAGCACACCAACTCGGGGCGGCTGCGGTTCACCGCCTCCTATGCGGAAGCCGCCGCCTTCGGCGACCTGCACTTCATCGGCGTCGGAACCCCTCAGCGACCCGGCGAGACGGGCTACGACCTCACCCACTTGTTCAGCGCGGTACGCCAGCTCGCACCACGTCTGCACAACCCGGCCGTGGTCGCGGTGAAGTCCACCGTCCCGGTCGGCACCGCACCCCGCGTCCGCGACCTCCTCCACGAGTTCGCCCCCGCCGGGGACGCCGTCGAAGTCGCCTGGAACCCTGAGTTCCTGCGCGAATCGTCCGCCGTCGAGGACACCCTCCACCCCGACCGGCTCGTCCTCGGCTTCAACTCCGGACACTCCTGGGCCGAAGCGATCCTGCGGCAGTGCTTCGCCAGGATCATCGAAGCAGGGACCCCGACGATCGTCACCGACTGGGCCACAGCCGAGCTCGCGAAGTCCTCCGCGAACGCCTTCCTCGCCACGAAGATCTCCTTCATCAACGCGATGGCAGAGGTCTGCGAAGCCTCCGGCGCCGATGTCGGCCAACTCGCCGACATCCTCGGCCACGACGTCCGCATCGGACGGCGCGGGATGCGGCCCGGCCTCGGTTTCGGCGGCGGCTGCCTGCCCAAGGACCTCCGCGGCTTCATGGCCCGCGCCGGCGAACTCGGCGTGGACCAGGCCCTGACCATCCTCCGAGAGGTCGACGCCATCAACAACCGGCGCCGCGAGCGCATGATCGACCTCGCCCGCGAACAGTGCGACGGCGACCTCACCGGCAAGCGGATCACCATCTGGGGCGCCGCCTTCAAGCCGAACACCGACGACATCCGCGACTCACCCGCCCTCGCCGTCGCCCAGAGACTCCACGAACTCGGCGCAACGGTCACCGTCACCGACCCCAAGGCCCTCGACAACGCCCGCAAGCTGCATCCCGAGCTCGACTACGCCGACGACCCGATCGCCGCAGTCCAGGACGCGGACCTGCTGCTCCACCTGACCGAGTGGCCCCAGTTCAGCCACATCGACCCCCACCGCCTCGCCACCCGCGTCACCACCCCGAAGGTCATCGACGGGCGCGGCACCCTCAACCCCGACACCTGGCGCAACGCCGGATGGACCTGCCGAACCCTCGGCCGCCCCTGA
- a CDS encoding sugar ABC transporter substrate-binding protein, with the protein MGLGVSLRAVKCRSLIRVSVAVTVAAGLALTGACGGDSGGGGGSGGGDDSLTVGLLLPGGGASRFGQFDRPLIEKRLKELCPDCPAANVAATLEPTVQRQQLDAMIARGVDVLIIAVVDPTALRSSIEAAHRAGIPVVAYDRLAQGPISGYVTFDGATVGRLQGEGLLKAMGAKANGGQIVMMNGATIDPNAGWFKRGALSVLDGKVKIGKSYDTVGWRPENAYVNMTGAIAALGAGNIDGVLAANDSLAGAVISAFEATGVRPLPPVTGQDADLPAVRRIVAGEQYMTVYKPFKPAADAAVEMAVALGRGETVESIATGTVDSATTKDIPAVLLPSVSVTVGNIKNTLVKDGLYTINQICTPKLRSACDKAGLTP; encoded by the coding sequence ATGGGTCTCGGTGTCAGCCTTCGGGCCGTGAAGTGCAGGTCCCTCATCCGTGTGTCCGTGGCGGTCACGGTGGCCGCCGGTCTGGCCCTGACCGGGGCCTGCGGCGGGGACAGCGGGGGCGGTGGGGGCTCTGGGGGCGGCGACGACAGCCTCACCGTCGGCCTGCTGCTCCCGGGTGGCGGAGCCTCGCGCTTCGGGCAGTTCGACAGGCCTCTGATCGAGAAGAGGCTGAAGGAGCTGTGCCCGGACTGCCCGGCAGCGAACGTCGCCGCCACACTTGAACCGACGGTCCAGCGACAGCAGCTCGACGCCATGATCGCCAGGGGTGTGGACGTCCTGATCATCGCCGTCGTCGACCCCACGGCGCTGCGCTCGTCGATCGAGGCCGCGCACCGGGCCGGTATCCCGGTCGTCGCCTATGACCGGCTCGCGCAGGGCCCGATCTCCGGTTACGTCACCTTCGACGGAGCGACGGTCGGCAGGCTCCAGGGCGAGGGGCTCCTGAAGGCCATGGGCGCGAAGGCGAACGGCGGCCAGATCGTCATGATGAACGGCGCCACGATCGATCCCAATGCCGGCTGGTTCAAGCGGGGCGCACTCTCCGTCCTCGACGGCAAGGTGAAGATCGGCAAGTCGTACGACACCGTCGGATGGCGGCCGGAGAACGCCTACGTGAACATGACCGGCGCCATCGCCGCCCTGGGCGCGGGCAACATCGACGGCGTTCTGGCCGCCAATGACAGCCTCGCCGGAGCCGTGATCTCCGCCTTCGAGGCCACGGGAGTCAGGCCGCTGCCCCCGGTCACCGGCCAGGACGCCGACCTCCCGGCCGTACGACGCATCGTCGCGGGCGAGCAGTACATGACCGTCTACAAACCCTTCAAGCCCGCGGCCGACGCCGCCGTCGAGATGGCCGTCGCCCTGGGGCGCGGGGAGACGGTCGAGTCCATCGCCACCGGCACCGTCGACAGCGCCACCACCAAGGACATCCCCGCGGTCCTGCTCCCGTCGGTGTCGGTGACCGTCGGCAACATCAAGAACACGCTGGTAAAGGATGGTCTGTACACGATCAACCAGATATGTACGCCGAAGCTCCGGTCCGCCTGCGACAAGGCCGGACTCACCCCATGA
- a CDS encoding S8 family serine peptidase, translating to MKGSAAATVAAAAAVVLAAGMTSPASARPEQQATSAGTSTSTLSSPLTPSHEVALITGDRVTVDAKGNAVGVKKAKGRENIMFRVHKSKGHTLVVPSDAAGLLASGKVDQRLFDVTQLNKAATRTSQKRGLKVIVGYKGAATATKADVRDTGTLRRSLKSLNADAVQTPLQETPDLWAALTNGGKAASGIANVWLDGVRKVSLDKSVAQIGAPTAWSAGYDGTGVKIAVLDTGVDATHPDLKDKVIASKNFSSSPDVKDRGGHGTHVASTAAGTGAKSGGTYKGVAPGAKILDGKILDDEGVGEDSGILAGMEWAAAQGADIVNMSLGSEDFPGIDPVEAEVNKLSAEKGVLFAVAAGNSGPQTVGSPASADAALAVGAVDDNDKLADFSSTGPRLGDVGIKPDVTAPGVDITAASAKGSVIAQEMGEKPEGYTTISGTSMATPHVAGAAALLKQQHPNWGYAELKGALTGSAKGGNYTPFEQGSGRIQVDQAIKQTVIADPVSVSFGTQLWPHTDDTPVTKQLTYRNLGTADVTLSLAATTMDPKGQAAPEGFFKLAKTSVTVPAGGKASVDFTVDTRLGGTVDGAYSSYVTATGGGQTVRTAAAVQREVESYDVTFKFIGRDGKPAPYNQALLMGVGGLALEKEGAVSDVPAAGQVVRLPKGDYVLDSEIMVDREDAAKGLDWLVQPQLTVDKKQTVVLDARKAKPVNITVPDARAKPVSVSPWFTVKTPDRTYGFDLVLDSYENFRSAGIGPKMTRGSVFQQWDGHWISGAAAEYNTVDGARGKQLATGYTRHFKARDLATVKARMGAVPGGKVGTVRAEGQVGELNNQTSINEPQSIPGTRTLYLSALRDTKWTLVFTQRGVDSGGETTVREATYTTDRPERFAAGKTYTRTFNTAVFGPHLTKDYGLFREGDEIYGSLPLFADSSRNVGISNLTSVTTKLYRNGTKVASKEDPLLGDERYAVPAGDAAYKLTTSAKRSSKIAGGSTRIDASWTFRSKTAADKVQLPASTVRFNAKTALDSTVAAGRTTTVPLVVEGAAAGRNLKSQSVWTSYDGGKNWKKVKVTNGKISVKNPAKGKAISFRAEVTDKKGNKSTLSIYNAYYGK from the coding sequence GTGAAGGGATCCGCCGCGGCGACCGTTGCCGCCGCCGCGGCCGTCGTCCTCGCCGCGGGCATGACCAGCCCGGCGTCGGCCAGACCCGAGCAGCAAGCCACCTCAGCCGGCACCTCCACCTCCACCCTCTCCTCCCCCCTCACCCCCAGCCACGAAGTCGCCCTCATCACCGGTGACCGGGTCACCGTCGATGCCAAGGGCAACGCCGTCGGCGTGAAGAAGGCCAAGGGACGCGAGAACATCATGTTCCGGGTTCACAAGTCGAAGGGGCACACGCTGGTCGTTCCCTCCGACGCGGCCGGGCTGCTCGCCTCCGGCAAGGTGGACCAACGGCTGTTCGACGTAACCCAGTTGAACAAGGCCGCGACCCGCACGTCCCAGAAGAGGGGCCTGAAGGTCATCGTGGGCTACAAGGGCGCCGCCACGGCCACCAAGGCGGACGTCCGGGACACCGGTACCCTGCGCCGCAGCCTCAAGTCCCTCAACGCGGACGCCGTACAGACCCCCCTCCAGGAGACACCCGACCTGTGGGCCGCCCTCACCAACGGGGGCAAGGCCGCCTCCGGCATCGCGAACGTCTGGCTGGACGGCGTTCGCAAGGTCAGCCTCGACAAGTCCGTGGCGCAGATCGGCGCCCCCACGGCGTGGTCGGCCGGCTATGACGGCACGGGCGTGAAGATCGCCGTCCTGGACACGGGCGTGGACGCGACCCACCCGGACCTCAAGGACAAGGTGATCGCGTCCAAGAACTTCTCCAGTTCCCCCGACGTCAAGGACAGGGGCGGCCACGGCACGCACGTCGCGTCGACCGCGGCGGGCACCGGGGCCAAGTCGGGCGGCACGTACAAGGGTGTCGCGCCCGGCGCGAAGATCCTCGACGGCAAGATCCTCGACGACGAAGGGGTAGGCGAGGACTCCGGCATCCTCGCGGGCATGGAGTGGGCGGCGGCACAGGGCGCCGACATCGTCAACATGAGCCTGGGCAGCGAAGACTTCCCCGGGATCGACCCGGTGGAAGCCGAGGTCAACAAGCTCTCCGCCGAGAAGGGCGTCCTCTTCGCCGTCGCCGCCGGCAACTCGGGCCCCCAGACGGTCGGTTCGCCTGCGAGCGCGGACGCCGCGCTCGCCGTGGGCGCCGTCGACGACAACGACAAGCTGGCCGACTTCTCCTCCACCGGCCCGCGCCTCGGCGATGTCGGCATCAAGCCGGACGTCACCGCGCCCGGCGTGGACATCACCGCCGCCTCGGCCAAGGGCAGCGTCATCGCCCAGGAGATGGGGGAGAAGCCCGAGGGCTACACGACCATCTCCGGTACGTCGATGGCGACCCCGCATGTCGCCGGTGCGGCCGCGCTCCTCAAGCAGCAGCACCCCAACTGGGGCTACGCCGAGCTGAAGGGCGCCCTGACCGGCTCCGCCAAGGGCGGCAACTACACGCCGTTCGAGCAGGGTTCGGGCCGAATCCAGGTCGACCAGGCCATCAAGCAGACCGTGATAGCCGACCCGGTGTCGGTGAGCTTCGGCACCCAGCTGTGGCCGCACACCGACGACACACCGGTCACCAAGCAGCTGACCTACCGCAACCTGGGCACGGCCGACGTCACGCTCAGCCTGGCCGCCACCACCATGGACCCCAAGGGCCAAGCGGCCCCGGAAGGCTTCTTCAAACTCGCCAAGACCTCGGTGACCGTCCCCGCGGGCGGCAAGGCCTCGGTCGACTTCACCGTCGACACCAGGCTGGGCGGCACCGTCGACGGCGCCTACTCCTCGTACGTGACCGCGACCGGCGGCGGCCAGACCGTCCGCACAGCCGCCGCCGTGCAGCGCGAAGTCGAGTCGTACGACGTCACGTTCAAGTTCATCGGCCGGGACGGCAAGCCCGCCCCGTACAACCAGGCCCTTCTGATGGGTGTGGGCGGCCTCGCGCTGGAGAAGGAGGGCGCGGTGAGCGACGTCCCCGCCGCCGGCCAGGTGGTGCGGCTGCCCAAGGGCGACTACGTCCTCGACTCGGAAATCATGGTGGACCGGGAGGACGCCGCCAAGGGCCTCGACTGGCTGGTCCAGCCGCAGCTGACCGTCGACAAGAAGCAGACGGTCGTCCTGGACGCCCGGAAGGCCAAGCCGGTGAACATCACAGTTCCCGACGCGCGCGCCAAGCCAGTCTCCGTCTCGCCGTGGTTCACAGTCAAGACGCCCGATCGTACCTACGGCTTCGACCTGGTGCTGGACTCATACGAGAACTTCCGCAGCGCCGGCATCGGCCCGAAGATGACCCGCGGTTCGGTCTTCCAGCAGTGGGACGGGCACTGGATCAGCGGCGCCGCCGCGGAGTACAACACCGTCGACGGCGCCCGGGGCAAGCAGCTTGCCACCGGCTACACCAGGCACTTCAAGGCGCGCGACCTGGCCACGGTGAAGGCCAGGATGGGCGCGGTGCCCGGCGGTAAGGTGGGCACGGTCCGTGCGGAGGGCCAGGTCGGCGAGCTCAACAACCAGACCTCCATCAACGAGCCCCAGTCCATCCCGGGCACCCGCACGCTGTACCTGTCCGCACTGCGCGACACGAAGTGGACCCTGGTGTTCACTCAAAGAGGGGTCGACTCGGGGGGCGAGACGACGGTCCGCGAGGCGACGTACACAACGGACCGGCCCGAGAGGTTCGCGGCCGGCAAGACCTACACGAGGACCTTCAACACCGCGGTCTTCGGCCCGCACCTGACCAAGGACTACGGCCTGTTCCGCGAGGGCGACGAGATCTACGGCAGCCTGCCGCTGTTCGCCGACAGCAGCAGGAACGTGGGCATCTCCAACCTCACCTCGGTCACCACGAAGCTGTACCGCAACGGCACCAAGGTCGCCTCCAAGGAGGACCCGCTGCTGGGTGACGAGCGCTACGCGGTCCCGGCGGGCGATGCCGCGTACAAGCTGACCACGTCGGCGAAGCGCAGCAGCAAGATCGCGGGGGGCTCCACCCGGATCGACGCGAGTTGGACGTTCCGCTCCAAGACGGCCGCCGACAAGGTCCAACTGCCCGCCTCCACCGTCCGCTTCAACGCCAAGACGGCCCTGGACAGCACGGTCGCGGCCGGCAGGACGACGACGGTCCCCCTCGTCGTGGAAGGCGCCGCCGCGGGCCGCAACCTCAAGTCGCAGTCGGTGTGGACCTCCTACGACGGCGGGAAGAACTGGAAGAAGGTCAAGGTCACGAACGGGAAGATCAGCGTGAAGAACCCGGCGAAGGGCAAGGCCATCTCGTTCCGCGCCGAGGTCACCGACAAGAAGGGCAACAAGTCGACGCTGTCGATCTACAACGCGTACTACGGCAAGTAG
- a CDS encoding sugar ABC transporter permease → MRRRLHRGELGPAPALLALAVTWTVFQSLNDNFLSPRNLSVLSVDIVGTGMIAVGIVFVLLIGEIDLSVGSVAGLAGAVFATLNVNLGMPEWLAVLIAVICGTATGATQGFFFARIGVPAFVVTLAGLLAWNGLMLYLLGPETSINFSEDGLVAMLTSRYFSAAAVTYGLAALGTAAYLLVSYHDRRRRGAAGMPYRPVGEIWARTALVAVIAFAVVYVLGRFEGLPLALLIFLGVIVVSDLFLRRTTYGRQVLALGGGAEAARRSGVDVARVRIAVFLVSGTLAAVGGLFVASRLSSATQVPGSGMLLINAIAAAVIGGTSLFGGHGTTWSALLGVLIIQSIASGMALLGVEPAVQFMITGGVLLTAVVFDSLARRAGESRGRA, encoded by the coding sequence GTGCGCCGCAGACTTCACCGAGGTGAGCTCGGCCCGGCCCCGGCCCTGCTCGCTCTCGCCGTGACCTGGACGGTCTTCCAGAGCCTCAACGACAACTTCCTCTCGCCACGCAACCTGTCCGTGCTCAGCGTGGACATCGTCGGGACCGGCATGATCGCCGTCGGCATCGTCTTCGTGCTGCTGATCGGCGAGATCGACCTGTCGGTGGGCTCGGTCGCCGGCCTGGCGGGCGCGGTGTTCGCGACGCTCAACGTGAACCTCGGCATGCCGGAATGGCTCGCCGTGCTCATCGCGGTGATCTGCGGTACGGCCACCGGGGCCACGCAGGGGTTCTTCTTCGCGAGAATCGGCGTACCCGCGTTCGTCGTCACCCTCGCGGGCCTGCTGGCCTGGAACGGCCTGATGCTCTACCTGCTGGGCCCTGAGACGTCCATCAACTTCAGCGAGGACGGGCTGGTCGCCATGCTGACCAGCCGCTACTTCAGCGCCGCTGCGGTCACCTACGGCCTGGCGGCGCTCGGCACCGCCGCGTACCTCCTCGTCTCGTACCACGACCGCAGACGCCGCGGCGCCGCCGGAATGCCGTACCGGCCGGTGGGCGAGATCTGGGCACGCACGGCGCTCGTCGCGGTGATCGCGTTCGCCGTCGTGTACGTACTGGGCCGGTTCGAGGGCCTGCCGCTGGCACTCCTGATCTTCCTCGGCGTCATCGTCGTCTCGGACCTCTTCCTGCGCCGCACGACCTACGGCCGACAGGTCCTCGCACTGGGCGGCGGCGCGGAGGCGGCCCGGCGGTCCGGCGTCGATGTGGCACGCGTCCGGATCGCGGTGTTCCTGGTGTCGGGCACCCTGGCCGCGGTCGGCGGCCTGTTCGTGGCGTCCCGCCTCTCCTCGGCGACCCAGGTCCCGGGCTCCGGCATGCTCCTGATCAACGCCATCGCCGCGGCCGTAATCGGCGGCACCAGCCTGTTCGGCGGCCACGGCACGACCTGGTCCGCCCTGCTGGGCGTACTCATCATCCAGTCGATCGCCTCGGGCATGGCCCTACTGGGAGTCGAACCCGCGGTCCAGTTCATGATCACGGGCGGAGTGCTGCTCACCGCGGTGGTCTTCGACTCACTGGCACGGCGGGCGGGGGAGTCGCGGGGGCGGGCTTGA
- a CDS encoding sporulation protein — translation MASTVRRPRPPNADLARLIDACGASHKSLAHRVNQLAREAGTEKDYSHTSVANWVRRGMTPKWPVPKLLAQAIGERLGRPVHLTEIGMGEAETPDANMGLDFPRNPADAIRVATSFWSSVNRRDFLTTGTSGFAVSAFTTPVTRWLVNPADDTADHQGGRQVGRTDLDELREAADHARHWDSKYGGGNWKANSVTDCLEHRASPLLQGSFSDEIGRELFSVTGELSRLAGWTAFDVGQHEAAQRHFIQALRLARAGGDVQLGCYVLTTMAMQSLLRGFASEAVDMAQGAFERAKGQTAPRVLAFTKLIEARAHARENAPRAASRALAASEDLLGQAKEDSGDEPAWIDFYHHARLSADAAEVFRDLKNPKAALAWNKRAAAMPTGAFTRSVGMRLAIVGTAHLQARDLDHGLELGNRSVDILARVQSTRALDYVREFNTALAPWRREPAVRQFIHRTRKELGVAA, via the coding sequence GTGGCATCGACCGTCCGCCGGCCCCGCCCGCCCAACGCGGACCTGGCCCGGCTCATCGACGCCTGCGGTGCGAGCCACAAGTCCCTGGCTCACCGCGTCAACCAGCTCGCTCGCGAAGCCGGGACGGAGAAGGACTACTCACATACCTCCGTCGCGAACTGGGTCCGGCGCGGCATGACGCCGAAATGGCCGGTGCCGAAGCTGTTGGCCCAGGCCATCGGCGAGAGACTGGGCCGGCCCGTCCATCTCACCGAGATCGGTATGGGCGAGGCGGAGACACCTGACGCGAACATGGGGTTGGATTTCCCGCGGAATCCCGCCGACGCCATCCGCGTCGCCACTTCGTTCTGGAGCTCCGTGAACCGCCGCGACTTCCTCACCACCGGCACCTCCGGCTTCGCCGTGTCCGCGTTCACCACGCCCGTCACCCGATGGCTGGTCAACCCCGCCGACGACACCGCGGACCACCAGGGCGGCCGGCAGGTCGGCCGCACCGACCTCGACGAACTGCGCGAGGCCGCCGACCACGCCCGCCACTGGGACTCCAAATACGGCGGTGGGAACTGGAAAGCCAACTCCGTCACCGACTGCCTCGAACACCGGGCCTCCCCACTCCTGCAAGGCTCTTTCTCCGATGAGATCGGCCGCGAACTCTTCTCCGTCACCGGTGAGTTGTCCCGGCTCGCGGGCTGGACGGCCTTCGACGTCGGCCAGCACGAAGCCGCGCAGCGGCACTTCATCCAGGCCCTCCGCCTCGCCCGCGCGGGCGGCGACGTCCAGCTCGGCTGCTATGTCCTGACCACCATGGCCATGCAGTCACTCCTGCGCGGCTTCGCGAGCGAGGCCGTCGATATGGCCCAGGGCGCCTTCGAGCGGGCCAAGGGCCAGACGGCACCGAGGGTGCTGGCGTTCACCAAACTCATCGAGGCACGGGCTCACGCCCGCGAGAACGCCCCCCGGGCCGCCTCACGGGCGCTGGCTGCCTCCGAGGACCTCCTGGGCCAGGCGAAGGAGGACAGTGGCGACGAGCCCGCGTGGATCGACTTCTATCACCACGCCCGCCTCTCCGCCGACGCCGCCGAGGTCTTCCGCGACCTGAAGAACCCCAAGGCCGCCCTCGCCTGGAACAAGCGGGCCGCCGCCATGCCGACCGGAGCGTTCACCCGCTCCGTCGGCATGCGCCTCGCCATCGTCGGAACGGCCCACCTTCAGGCCCGCGACCTCGACCACGGCCTCGAACTCGGCAACCGGTCCGTCGACATCCTCGCCCGTGTCCAGTCCACCCGAGCCCTGGACTACGTCCGTGAATTCAACACCGCCCTCGCTCCTTGGCGCCGCGAGCCGGCTGTCCGCCAGTTCATCCACCGGACGAGGAAGGAACTCGGCGTCGCAGCCTGA
- a CDS encoding Crp/Fnr family transcriptional regulator, with the protein MGLLGNELAFARALTAQERESVMALGNQKRYEADAHLLTEGDRSSHVLIIIRGWVTVSVATDRGATRLILGLRGPGELLGEMAALDPHPRSATVRALGPIEAQVISGDAFRRFLALNPRVSGLVIRQLTFRLRSADQERSALASLTVLQRLASRLTELSGPETVGPYTPAAAGPSRGPTTAGPIVQLAQDELAATIGATREAVAKALRLLRTQHVVRTGNRMVEILDPALLALLADGHQE; encoded by the coding sequence ATGGGGCTGCTCGGCAATGAGCTGGCGTTCGCGCGTGCTCTGACCGCCCAGGAGCGCGAGAGCGTCATGGCCCTCGGCAATCAAAAGCGCTATGAGGCCGATGCCCATCTCCTGACAGAGGGTGACCGGTCCAGTCACGTCTTGATCATAATTCGGGGGTGGGTGACCGTATCCGTGGCAACGGACCGTGGGGCCACCCGGCTGATACTCGGCCTGCGCGGCCCGGGTGAACTGCTCGGTGAGATGGCCGCGTTGGATCCGCATCCGCGCAGCGCCACCGTGCGCGCGCTGGGTCCCATAGAGGCCCAGGTCATATCCGGGGACGCGTTCCGGCGTTTCCTCGCCCTGAATCCCCGGGTCAGCGGACTGGTGATACGCCAGCTCACCTTCCGGCTCCGCAGCGCCGACCAGGAACGTTCCGCGCTCGCCTCCCTCACGGTGTTGCAGCGCCTGGCCAGCCGGCTCACCGAACTGTCGGGGCCCGAAACCGTCGGCCCCTACACCCCGGCCGCGGCGGGCCCTTCGAGAGGCCCCACGACCGCGGGCCCCATCGTCCAGCTGGCCCAGGACGAGCTGGCCGCCACGATAGGGGCCACCAGGGAAGCCGTCGCCAAGGCCCTGCGCCTCCTGCGCACCCAGCACGTCGTGCGCACCGGCAACCGCATGGTCGAGATCCTCGATCCCGCCCTGCTCGCCCTTCTCGCGGACGGCCATCAGGAGTAA
- a CDS encoding ATP-binding cassette domain-containing protein: MPVQPLLALRGVSKRFAAVQALVDVELEIRAGEVVALVGDNAAGKSTLVKVISGVAPADKGVIEWQGSAVQIKRPQDARALGIATVYQDLAMCGNLDVVGNLYLGREIHRFGILDEVEMERRTRELLQTLSIRIPDVRAPLATLSGGQRQVVAITRSFVSAPRLLLLDEPTASLGIAQTNQLLDLIEQVRDRGAGVLLISHNMGDIKAVADRVAVLRLGRNNGLFNVNTTSQEQIISSITGASDNAAGHRPTRPEEAWP; the protein is encoded by the coding sequence GTGCCGGTTCAGCCCCTGCTGGCGTTGCGCGGCGTCTCCAAGCGCTTCGCCGCCGTCCAGGCGCTGGTGGACGTGGAGCTGGAGATCAGGGCCGGGGAGGTGGTCGCCCTGGTCGGCGACAACGCCGCCGGAAAGTCCACCCTGGTAAAGGTGATCTCGGGGGTCGCTCCCGCCGACAAGGGCGTCATCGAGTGGCAGGGCAGTGCCGTCCAGATCAAGCGTCCCCAGGACGCCCGGGCCCTCGGGATCGCGACCGTCTACCAGGACCTCGCGATGTGCGGCAACCTCGACGTCGTCGGCAACCTCTACCTCGGCCGGGAGATCCACCGGTTCGGCATCCTCGACGAGGTGGAGATGGAGCGCCGCACCCGCGAGCTCCTACAGACCCTGTCCATCCGTATCCCCGACGTACGCGCACCGCTCGCCACCCTGTCCGGCGGCCAGCGGCAGGTCGTCGCGATCACCCGCTCGTTCGTCAGCGCGCCCAGGCTGCTCCTGCTCGACGAGCCCACCGCCTCCCTGGGCATCGCGCAGACCAATCAGCTCCTCGACCTCATCGAGCAGGTGCGCGACCGGGGCGCCGGAGTGCTCCTGATCAGCCACAACATGGGTGACATCAAGGCGGTCGCCGACCGGGTCGCCGTCCTGCGTCTGGGCCGCAACAACGGCCTCTTCAACGTGAACACCACCTCCCAGGAACAGATCATCTCCTCCATCACCGGCGCGTCGGACAACGCCGCCGGCCACCGCCCGACCCGCCCGGAGGAGGCATGGCCGTGA
- a CDS encoding VanZ family protein, with translation MTGGPTPTPTLLRTRWHRPEPQVPLWNQIQWVPRPEPDPSILANVVMLVPFGMMLPLLQRKASSPGRVTLWSALLSLSVEITQALLYVAASYGRQIDANDLVANTLGGMIGYGILRLACRFLAVVGILSAYALPGSALAPADARDAASPSPATTFNGQGAQ, from the coding sequence ATGACCGGCGGGCCGACGCCGACGCCGACTCTCCTTCGTACGAGGTGGCATCGACCGGAACCTCAGGTTCCGCTGTGGAATCAGATCCAGTGGGTCCCCCGGCCCGAGCCCGATCCCAGCATCCTGGCCAACGTGGTCATGCTGGTGCCGTTCGGGATGATGCTTCCCCTCCTGCAGCGGAAGGCGTCCTCGCCGGGCCGGGTCACGCTCTGGTCGGCGCTGCTCAGCCTGTCGGTCGAGATCACACAGGCCCTCCTGTACGTCGCGGCCAGCTACGGCCGGCAGATCGATGCCAACGACCTCGTCGCCAACACGCTGGGCGGCATGATCGGTTACGGCATCCTCCGCCTGGCGTGCCGTTTCCTCGCGGTGGTCGGCATCCTGAGCGCCTATGCCCTGCCGGGTTCCGCGCTCGCCCCGGCCGATGCCCGTGATGCTGCCTCGCCGTCCCCGGCGACGACCTTCAACGGGCAGGGAGCGCAATAG
- a CDS encoding VOC family protein, translating to MTASAHPGRTLFVNIPVADLERSKAFFANLGFSFNPKFTDETAACMLVGEHAFVMLLSREKFAEFAKLPMADPTTHTLALYCFSVSSRDEVDAVSAAALKAGASEADGAEDYGFMYSRSFFDLDGHGWQVMWMDPAVLEQGPEAFAASVQDADAPS from the coding sequence ATGACCGCTTCCGCACACCCCGGCCGCACGCTGTTCGTGAACATCCCCGTAGCGGACCTGGAGCGCAGCAAGGCGTTCTTCGCCAATCTCGGATTCAGCTTCAACCCGAAGTTCACCGACGAGACCGCCGCCTGCATGCTGGTCGGCGAGCATGCCTTCGTCATGCTGCTCAGCCGCGAGAAGTTCGCGGAGTTCGCGAAACTGCCGATGGCCGATCCCACCACGCACACGCTGGCGCTTTACTGCTTCAGCGTGTCATCCCGCGATGAGGTCGACGCGGTCAGCGCCGCCGCACTCAAGGCGGGCGCCTCCGAGGCGGATGGCGCCGAGGACTACGGCTTCATGTACTCACGCAGCTTCTTCGACCTCGACGGCCACGGCTGGCAGGTCATGTGGATGGACCCGGCGGTGCTGGAGCAGGGCCCCGAGGCGTTCGCGGCCTCGGTGCAGGACGCCGACGCACCGTCCTGA